The following coding sequences are from one Humulus lupulus chromosome X, drHumLupu1.1, whole genome shotgun sequence window:
- the LOC133804271 gene encoding polyadenylate-binding protein 2-like, which produces MVQVHVQPQNAAPGANTGATNGGNSQFVTTSLYVGDLDQSVTDPQLYDLFNQMGQVVLVRVCRDLTSRRLLGYGYVNYSNPQDAARALEMLNFSLLNGRPIRVMYSHHDPSIRKSGACNIFIKVFVCII; this is translated from the exons ATGGTCCAAGTTCATGTTCAGCCTCAGAATGCAGCTCCCGGAGCTAACACTGGTGCGACCAATGGTGGGAACAGCCAATTCGTGACCACGTCGCTGTATGTTGGAGATCTTGACCAAAGTGTCACGGATCCACAGCTCTATGACCTATTTAACCAGATGGGTCAGGTGGTTTTAGTTAGGGTTTGTAGGGACTTGACCAGTCGAAGATTACTTGGTTATGGATATGTCAATTATAGCAACCCCCAAGATG CTGCGAGGGCTTTGGAAATGCTGAACTTTTCTCTTTTAAATGGAAGGCCAATTAGGGTTATGTACTCTCACCATGATCCTAGTATTCGCAAAAGTGGGGCatgtaatatttttattaagGTATTTGTGTGTATTATCTAA